The genomic segment ACAGTCCTGAACTTAAGAGCTTGTTGGCACAAGAACAGGCTGAATTAACACGTTTGGGCACTCAGTTAGAGCGGGAAAAAATTCAGGCGAAGAAGCAAGACCTGGCACAAGAAAATTACCTGGGGAAAGCCATGGTGGCGTTAAACGCAGCAAAGCGAGAAATGCGCCGTAATGAAGAAGGTAAAAAGAACCAAGTTGTCAGCGACATTGACTATCAAAAAGCCAAAGATGAGCTGGAGAATGCGCAGCGAGAACACCGCCTTGCAGTCAAAGAAGTGGCTCTGTTAAAAGAAAGCCAGAAGTTTGAGATCCAGACGCGTGCCATTGAATTACAAGCGCAGCAGGTGCTTGTTGATGAGTTGCAGCGACGTGTTGCATCGTTGGAAATTCGCTCTCCGGTAAATGGTATTGTTGGTAACCTGAGTGTCGATCAGAAGAATTCGGTTGCGAAAAACCAGCCACTACTGAGCGTGGTGGATTTGTCTCACTATGAGGTTGAGGTCAATATTCCGGAAAACTATGCGGATGACTTAGCGCTGGGCATGCCAGCACAAATTACACTAAATGGCCGAGCATATGCTGGTGAATTGACTGCCATATCACCTGAAATCGTACGTGGACAGGTCGAAGGTAAGATACGCTTTAAAGAAACAGACATTACCGGACTCAGGCAAAACCAGCGTCTGACCAGTCGTATTGTCCTGGAAGAAAAGTCTGGTGTGACCTATTTACCCCGTGGCCAGTTTGTCGATGCGTACAGTGGCAAGTATGCCTATGTACTTGATGATGGTAGTGCCGTTAAAAAATCTATCAGCCTTGGCTCAAAAAGTCTGGGGCAGGTGGAGGTACTGTCCGGGTTGACGGTCGGTGAAACAGTCATTATCTCTGACACTCGCATGTTTAATAGTGCGGAGCGTGTGAGGGTCGTTCAGTAAAAACTTTATGGAACAGCGCGCGAACGAAACAGAGTTCGCGCCAGTCCTACGCGATTA from the Pseudoalteromonas sp. R3 genome contains:
- a CDS encoding HlyD family efflux transporter periplasmic adaptor subunit; protein product: MQYIDDTSAQDSQLEKKHNYKRYFLIIAGVIISLYFVVPQMLAWASGESAVRMDNIHVAQVRRGEFVRDISVQGRVIAARRPTLYSPAEGTVTYLVTAGDSVEINQPLAQIDSPELKSLLAQEQAELTRLGTQLEREKIQAKKQDLAQENYLGKAMVALNAAKREMRRNEEGKKNQVVSDIDYQKAKDELENAQREHRLAVKEVALLKESQKFEIQTRAIELQAQQVLVDELQRRVASLEIRSPVNGIVGNLSVDQKNSVAKNQPLLSVVDLSHYEVEVNIPENYADDLALGMPAQITLNGRAYAGELTAISPEIVRGQVEGKIRFKETDITGLRQNQRLTSRIVLEEKSGVTYLPRGQFVDAYSGKYAYVLDDGSAVKKSISLGSKSLGQVEVLSGLTVGETVIISDTRMFNSAERVRVVQ